Proteins from one Juglans microcarpa x Juglans regia isolate MS1-56 chromosome 1S, Jm3101_v1.0, whole genome shotgun sequence genomic window:
- the LOC121245804 gene encoding late embryogenesis abundant protein D-34-like, which produces MSQEQQQKPRDEREQPIRYSDVFNVSGDLASNPVGPQDAAMMQSAEQTVLGQTQKGGPAAAMQSAATRNERAGLVGHRGLSDVAGQQGVTVTETDVPGSRIISESVAGQVVCQYVESTAVQQAAVEVIEQSAITIGEALEAAAQSAGNKPVDQSDAAAIKEAEVRATGSNVITPGGLAATAQSAANHNALVDREGDKIKLRDVLTGATSKLAGDKAATQEDAEGVVSAELRNNPIMATQPGGVAASVAAAARLNESF; this is translated from the exons ATGAGCCAGGAACAGCAACAGAAGCCTCGCGATGAGAGAGAACAACCCATCAGATACAGTGACGTATTTAACGTCTCCGGTGACCTCGCGTCGAATCCCGTCGGGCCTCAAGACGCAGCCATGATGCAGTCGGCTGAGCAAACGGTGTTGGGACAGACTCAGAAGGGCGGTCCAGCTGCTGCCATGCAATCCGCTGCAACTCGCAACGAGAGAGCCGGTCTTGTCGGTCACCGCGGTCTTAGCGACGTTGCTGGCCAGCAAGGCGTCACCGTTACGGAGACCGATGTCCCTGGAAGTCGCATAATATCCGAATCAGTTGCTGGACAA GTTGTTTGTCAGTACGTGGAATCAACAGCAGTGCAACAAGCAGCAGTTGAGGTTATCGAACAGAGTGCAATTACTATAGGGGAGGCACTAGAAGCTGCTGCACAATCAGCTGGAAACAAGCCAGTGGATCAGAGTGACGCGGCGGCAATTAAAGAGGCCGAGGTGAGAGCGACCGGCAGTAATGTTATAACCCCAGGAGGGCTCGCGGCCACGGCTCAGTCTGCCGCAAATCACAATGCGCTAGTCGATAGGGAGGGCGATAAGATTAAGCTACGCGATGTTTTGACG GGTGCGACCTCGAAGTTGGCAGGGGACAAGGCAGCAACTCAGGAGGATGCTGAAGGAGTAGTGAGTGCGGAGCTAAGGAACAATCCAATTATGGCAACTCAGCCAGGAGGAGTGGCAGCGTCAGTGGCTGCAGCTGCTAGGCTCAACGAGAGCTTTTAA
- the LOC121246969 gene encoding uncharacterized protein LOC121246969: MEIDFPDERDGSTPKTEESGSLLRLVLPEESGEGLPYAPVNWPNPGDVWSWRVGRRVATTGYYKDRYLFLPRRLRHLENSTRGKYGFASKLSVEQFVRTKFPGADINAFLASFSWKIPAKKSALTNGHVKEHHFFTVPFEGMPEYDVSDSQTDTMGCKAGNKMCSSILEPLEKPPLAAMPCDLCCSEPRFCLDCCCIFCSKTINLDYGGYSYIKCEAVVDEGYICAHIAHIDCALRCYMAGTVGGSIGLDAEYYCRRCDARTDLVPHATRLLQTCASIDFRDDVEKILGVGICILRGSQKTSAMRLLHRFELAIAKLKNGAPLEGIWKVDDNFLAISEGALGHGNAPLAVPNSQDSLDVTRSSEHTLLVDFDPWTQSLKLEDEIDHVLLALQKSQESEYKIAEETLHAQKNYLLSLYQQLESEKSDLSCRVSSVEPDSFMDCVMNRVEQIKRELNKFKDMGKVANGFGRTSKGFLREHFGLENELKP, from the exons ATGGAGATTGACTTTCCTGATGAAAGAGATGGAAGCACACCCAAGACAGAGGAAAGTGGTTCTCTATTGAGGCTGGTTTTACCTGAGGAGTCTGGTGAGGGTTTGCCATATGCTCCTGTAAACTGGCCCAACCCAGGTGATGTATGGAGTTGGAGGGTGGGTAGAAGAGTTGCCACTACGGGATATTATAAGGACAGGTACCTATTTCTTCCGAGGCGCCTTAGACATCTCGAGAACTCGACGCGTGGAAAATATGGTTTTGCAAGCAAACTTTCTGTTGAGCAATTTGTCCGAACAAAATTCCCTGGCGCTGACATTAATGCATTTTTGGCCTCATTCAGCTGGAAGATCCCAGCAAAGAAGTCGGCATTAACAAATG GTCATGTGAAGGAGCATCATTTCTTTACTGTACCTTTTGAAGGGATGCCAGAATATGATGTGTCTGATTCCCAGACCGACACCATGGGATGTAAGGCTGGGAATAAGATGTGCAGCAGTATCTTGGAACCACTGGAGAAGCCACCTTTAGCAGCCATGCCCTGTGATCTTTGCTGCAGCGAACCTCGATTCTGCCTTGATTGTTGTTGTATCTTCTGCAGCAAGACTATAAATTTAGACTATGGTGGCTACAGTTACATCAAATGTGAAGCAGTGGTGGATGAGGGTTATATATGTGCGCATATTGCTCATATTGATTGTGCCCTTCGATGTTACATGGCTGGGACAGTAGGAGGAAGCATTGGATTGGATGCTGAGTATTATTGCCGTCGTTGTGATGCTAGAACTGATCTGGTTCCACATGCTACAAGGCTTTTACAAACATGTGCATCTATTGATTTCCGGGATGATGTGGAGAAGATTTTAGGTGTTGGCATCTGCATTTTGCGTGGTTCACAGAAAACCAGTGCAATGCGGTTGTTGCATCGCTTTGAGTTGGCCATTGCAAAG CTCAAAAATGGGGCTCCTCTTGAAGGTATCTGGAAAGTGGATGATAACTTCTTAGCTATTTCTGAAG GTGCCTTGGGCCATGGAAATGCTCCCCTGGCAGTTCCAAATAGCCAAGACTCTTTAGATGTCACCAGGAGCTCGGAGCACACTTTACTAGTAGATTTTGACCCTTGGACACAGTCCCTAAAGCTTGAAGATGAGATTGACCATGTTCTGCTGGCACTGCAGAAGTCACAGGAGTCCGAATATAAAATCGCAGAGGAAACGCTTCATGCACAGAAGAACTATCTTCTTAGTCTGTATCAGCAACTCGAGAGTGAGAAGTCTGATCTGTCATGCCGTGTATCATCTGTTGAACCAGACAGCTTTATGGACTGTGTCATGAATAGGGTAGAGCAGATAAAACGGGAACTCAATAAATTCAAGGATATGGGAAAAGTTGCCAACGGTTTTGGGAGGACTTCTAAAGGATTCCTGAGGGAACACTTTGGTTTGGAAAATGAACTAAAACCATAG
- the LOC121246700 gene encoding uncharacterized protein LOC121246700 isoform X1, which translates to MKVHPIPRKRNITVQYDMNARDPLSEAQALLGLSSKKLRRLPHVFSRVLELPFRSDADVSVEEKPDCFRFIAETDNDIRNVRAHTVEIHPGVTKIVVRESGSLELSLDELELDMWRFRLPESTRPELASAAFVDGELIVTVPKGEEGVENAEENGVGGGGDEDVWRDGNGEGFRGGIGVQRSVTVLPDALAEIIV; encoded by the exons ATGAAGGTCCACCCGATCCCCAGGAAGCGTAACATCACCGTCCAATACGATATGAATGCGAGAGATCCTCTCTCTGAGGCTCAGGCCCTTCTGGGTCTCTCCTCCAAGAAGCTCAGGCGCTTGCCACACGTCTTCAGCCGCGTCCTCGAGCTCCCCTTTCGGTCCGACGCCGATGTCTCGGTCGAGGAGAAGCCCGATTGCTTCCGATTCATCGCTGAGACCGATAACGATATCCGCAACGTGCGGGCCCACACCGTTGAAATCCATCCCGGGGTAACGAAGATTGTGGTGAGGGAAAGTGGGTCCCTCGAATTGTCCTTGGACGAGCTTGAGCTCGATATGTGGAGATTTCGGCTACCCGAGTCGACCCGGCCGGAGTTGGCAAGCGCGGCCTTTGTCGATGGAGAGCTTATCGTGACGGTGCCCAAGGGCGAGGAGGGAGTGGAGAATGCTGAGGAAAATGGcgttggtggtggtggagacgAGGATGTTTGGAGAGATGGGAATGGTGAGGGCTTTAGAGGAGGTATCGGAG TTCAACGTTCTGTGACAGTTCTTCCCGATGCTTTGGCAGAGATAATTGTTTAA
- the LOC121246700 gene encoding uncharacterized protein LOC121246700 isoform X3 has translation MKVHPIPRKRNITVQYDMNARDPLSEAQALLGLSSKKLRRLPHVFSRVLELPFRSDADVSVEEKPDCFRFIAETDNDIRNVRAHTVEIHPGVTKIVVRESGSLELSLDELELDMWRFRLPESTRPELASAAFVDGELIVTVPKGEEGVENAEENGVGGGGDEDVWRDGNGEGFRGGIGEIIV, from the exons ATGAAGGTCCACCCGATCCCCAGGAAGCGTAACATCACCGTCCAATACGATATGAATGCGAGAGATCCTCTCTCTGAGGCTCAGGCCCTTCTGGGTCTCTCCTCCAAGAAGCTCAGGCGCTTGCCACACGTCTTCAGCCGCGTCCTCGAGCTCCCCTTTCGGTCCGACGCCGATGTCTCGGTCGAGGAGAAGCCCGATTGCTTCCGATTCATCGCTGAGACCGATAACGATATCCGCAACGTGCGGGCCCACACCGTTGAAATCCATCCCGGGGTAACGAAGATTGTGGTGAGGGAAAGTGGGTCCCTCGAATTGTCCTTGGACGAGCTTGAGCTCGATATGTGGAGATTTCGGCTACCCGAGTCGACCCGGCCGGAGTTGGCAAGCGCGGCCTTTGTCGATGGAGAGCTTATCGTGACGGTGCCCAAGGGCGAGGAGGGAGTGGAGAATGCTGAGGAAAATGGcgttggtggtggtggagacgAGGATGTTTGGAGAGATGGGAATGGTGAGGGCTTTAGAGGAGGTATCGGAG AGATAATTGTTTAA
- the LOC121246700 gene encoding uncharacterized protein LOC121246700 isoform X2, whose amino-acid sequence MKVHPIPRKRNITVQYDMNARDPLSEAQALLGLSSKKLRRLPHVFSRVLELPFRSDADVSVEEKPDCFRFIAETDNDIRNVRAHTVEIHPGVTKIVVRESGSLELSLDELELDMWRFRLPESTRPELASAAFVDGELIVTVPKGEEGVENAEENGVGGGGDEDVWRDGNGEGFRGGIGVLPDALAEIIV is encoded by the exons ATGAAGGTCCACCCGATCCCCAGGAAGCGTAACATCACCGTCCAATACGATATGAATGCGAGAGATCCTCTCTCTGAGGCTCAGGCCCTTCTGGGTCTCTCCTCCAAGAAGCTCAGGCGCTTGCCACACGTCTTCAGCCGCGTCCTCGAGCTCCCCTTTCGGTCCGACGCCGATGTCTCGGTCGAGGAGAAGCCCGATTGCTTCCGATTCATCGCTGAGACCGATAACGATATCCGCAACGTGCGGGCCCACACCGTTGAAATCCATCCCGGGGTAACGAAGATTGTGGTGAGGGAAAGTGGGTCCCTCGAATTGTCCTTGGACGAGCTTGAGCTCGATATGTGGAGATTTCGGCTACCCGAGTCGACCCGGCCGGAGTTGGCAAGCGCGGCCTTTGTCGATGGAGAGCTTATCGTGACGGTGCCCAAGGGCGAGGAGGGAGTGGAGAATGCTGAGGAAAATGGcgttggtggtggtggagacgAGGATGTTTGGAGAGATGGGAATGGTGAGGGCTTTAGAGGAGGTATCGGAG TTCTTCCCGATGCTTTGGCAGAGATAATTGTTTAA